Proteins found in one Cotesia glomerata isolate CgM1 unplaced genomic scaffold, MPM_Cglom_v2.3 scaffold_268, whole genome shotgun sequence genomic segment:
- the LOC123274230 gene encoding uncharacterized protein LOC123274230, with product MTLKILNNTHEKFHQSNLGKLKELLVNNNYPRAMIKIAIDASVEKWHRTNSNTNLNLDEATGNKRFMRFPFIKHMSSKINACFMDTNIKLAYYNVKQVKSCYTKLKDKTPLLDQFGVIYKIPCECDKCYVGQTRQHLKKRIAQHKYDCKKIKLVNHNVLLEVEPPSSSTALALHHLNTGHRFKFEDVSMLDQESHWKKRNIGEMCFIKMNNTINKRTDTQNLSSVYNVILNCDRAHSFDGTGM from the coding sequence ATGactcttaaaattttgaataacacCCATGAAAAGTTCCACCAGAGTAATCTAGGGAAACTTAAGgaattattagtaaataataattatccaaGAGCCATGATTAAGATAGCAATTGATGCGAGTGTGGAAAAATGGCATAGAACCAACAGTAATACCAATTTAAATCTGGATGAAGCTACTGGGAATAAAAGGTTTATGAGGTTTCCTTTCATAAAACATATgtcatcaaaaattaatgcTTGTTTCATGGATACTAATATCAAATTGGCGTATTATAATGTGAAACAAGTTAAATCTTGTTAcacaaaattaaaagataaaacaCCATTACTGGACCAATTTGGTGTTATCTATAAAATTCCTTGCGAATGTGACAAGTGTTATGTTGGACAAACTAGACAACATCTGAAGAAGAGAATTGCCCAACATAAATAtgattgcaaaaaaattaaactagttAATCATAATGTGTTATTGGAAGTGGAACCTCCATCAAGTAGCACAGCTTTGGCGTTACATCACTTGAACACCGGACACAGATTCAAGTTTGAGGATGTCTCTATGTTGGATCAAGAAAGTCATTGGAAGAAGAGGAACATCGGGGAAATGTGCTTTATTAAGATGaataatacaattaataaGAGGACGGATACTCAAAATTTAAGTTCtgtatataatgtaattttaaattgtgacAGGGCCCATAGTTTTGATGGTACGGGTATGTAG